One region of Desmodus rotundus isolate HL8 chromosome 11, HLdesRot8A.1, whole genome shotgun sequence genomic DNA includes:
- the KIF25 gene encoding LOW QUALITY PROTEIN: kinesin-like protein KIF25 (The sequence of the model RefSeq protein was modified relative to this genomic sequence to represent the inferred CDS: inserted 1 base in 1 codon): MAPSLPPLPLSPECGHALKLSSRCSEWPVLVSSCSEREFVVGALPGTAGKLQPESPFHRLRIQPAGETSLGELAAATVYGPAESQRALFRDVCPLLQSLLDGCIVCVVATDRQAGSGKTHTMRGRVSGPLPLGAGGCGLAQEREADALVGMLSVHFQGITILGELPADPDAENHGTLTSEDPPERPELGVPVVEIYNNDIFDLLAKDSGAATSGVRLEVLTTEEGRKEVSLLTRMSVRSAGELLGLLGAGQQRRVRCTWVHADPSRSHLIVTVTLVTAASQDSPREWPSEPRSSPSQLQQPTCPSSPLPATGRGQRVPPRAPPQSPGALPGSPAQLTGQELAKLQLVDLAGSECAGVSGVKGQAPREASYVNWSLVALADILGALSECRGHVPYXNSMLTRLLQDTLGGDTKLLVILCVSTCQKHTAETLQSLGLEARARGRWRGAVRPPGPPHPVRPWWLHMRMGLFCP; this comes from the exons ATGGCCCCgagtctccctcccctgcccctgtcccctgaGTGCGGCCACGCTCTGAAGCTTTCAAGTCGTTgcagtgagtgg CCCGTTCTCGTGTCCAGCTGCAGCGAGCGGGAGTTTGTGGTGGGTGCGCTGCCCGGCACAGCGGGCAAGCTGCAGCCTGAGTCACCGTTTCACCGTCTTCGGATTCAACCTGCCGGTGAAACCAGCCTCGGAGAGTTGGCTGCCGCCAC AGTTTACGGCCCAGCAGAGTCCCAGCGAGCCCTGTTCAGAGATGTGTGCCCCCTGCTGCAGTCCCTCCTTGACGG GTGCATCGTCTGCGTCGTGGCTacggacaggcaggcaggcagcggGAAGACCCACACCATGCGGGGCCGCGTCTCGGG ccctctgccccttGGAGCTGGAGGCTGTGGGCTGGCACAGGAGAGGGAAGCGGATGCCCTGGTTGGCATGCTCAGCGTTCACTTCCAGGGTATCACCATCCTTGGGGAGCTCCCAGCAGACCCCGATGCCGAGAATCATGGAAC gctgACTTCGGAAGACCCCCCAGAGCGCCCAGAGCTGGGTGTTCCCGTGGTGGAAATTTACAACAATGACATTTTTGACCTTCTGGCCAAAGACAGTGGCGCAGCGACGTCTGGGGTCAGGCTCGAGGTGCTGACCAccgaggaggggaggaaggaggtgtcCCTGCTCACCCGCAT GTCTGTCCGGAGCGCAGGGGAGCTGCTGGGGCTCCTGGGTGCCGGGCAGCAGCGCAGGGTGAGGTGCACATGGGTGCACGCAGATCCCTCGCGCTCCCACCTGATCGTCACCGTGACCCTGGTGACAGCCGCGTCCCAGGACAGCCCACGTGAGTGGCCAT CAGAGCCTCGGTCAAGCCCATCACAGCTCCAGCAGCCCACCTGCCCCTCATCCCCACTGCCTGCgacagggagggggcagagagtgCCCCCCAGAGCCCCGCCCCAGTCTCCGGGGGCTCTGCCTGGGAGCCCCGCCCAGCTCACAGGGCAGGAGCTTGCcaagctgcagctggtggacctggcgGGCAGTGAGTGCGCAG GTGTATCCGGGGTGAAGGGACAGGCCCCGAGGGAGGCATCCTACGTCAACTGGAGCCTGGTGGCCCTCGCTGACATCCTGGGGGCCCTGTCGGAGTGCAGAGGCCATGTCCCCT CGAACAGCATGCTCACCCGCCTGCTGCAGGACACTCTCG GAGGCGACACAAAGCTGCTGGTGATCCTCTGTGTGTCCACCTGCCAGAAGCACACGGCAGAGACGCTGCAGAGCCTGGGCCTCGAGGCCCGGGCGCgaggcaggtggaggggggccgtgaggcccccaggccccccccaccccgtgaggCCTTGGTGGCTGCACATGCGCATGGGCCTCTTCTGCCCTTAA
- the FRMD1 gene encoding FERM domain-containing protein 1 isoform X1, whose protein sequence is MRWLAPAWWVRALFLPSLNGVPALSWDHGGGPILTTAQPGDSAMTTERRDVLVLLPTREQLQLVVGVSTMESGATVRVQATGRELFQQVCDKTSIRDAHFFGLSVVRDDEYVFMDLEQKLSKYFLKDWGKELQNGGGRPGAPFVTFLRVQHYVEDGRLIRDQVARHLYYCHLKERVLRSQCAHREEAYFLLAAYGLQADLGNHRAQAHVGQYFEPQAYFPQWILAKRGSAFLLRHVPALHREQRGLSPKEALLRFIREACRLEDVPVHFFRLLKDKKEDRPTVVLGLTLGGVRIYQAAPPEGGAPSRRPALVDPPSAVLQEAGCAPQLLYDFPWARIGKLAFLGRRFEIRPDGLPAARKLVYYTACTSRARHLLRLLRASHQLHLALQPALARLRQLEQAQEKKCCREAYIGDTLELDLCPAGSGDSGGSGWHPSRLSLLSTDSHGSSHGPDVEPREMSVDAPAGAEAFHGDVASCSQSSGDAAGSRGHLPQGDAQDSGSASRPQEPWAVAQVTLVKMRGQSAEALHQVPEATSGHVHSNQHSRSLDDLRPRCAPRPVPAPRPVPAPRHCPVGVGLDPRPSALSRNRSTNRPSLDLPGEDQPPEEFVV, encoded by the exons GGGACCACGGAGGCGGCCCCATCCTGACGACAGCCCAGCCCGGGGACAGCGCAATGACCACGGAGCGCAGGGATGTCCTGGTGCTGCTGCCCACACGGGAACAGCTGCAGCTGGTCGTGGGGGTGAGCACCATGGAGAGCGGGGCGACCGTGCGG GTGCAGGCCACCGGGCGGGAGCTGTTCCAGCAGGTGTGCGACAAGACCAGCATCAGAGACGCCCACTTCTTTGGCCTCAGTGTGGTCAGAG ATGACGAGTATGTGTTTATGGATTTGGAGCAGAAGCTCAGCAAGTACTTCTTGAAGGACTGGGGCAAAGAGCTGCAGAAC GGCGGCGGGCGACCTGGGGCCCCCTTCGTGACCTTCCTCCGGGTGCAGCACTACGTGGAGGACGGGAGGCTAATCCG CGACCAGGTGGCCAGGCACCTGTACTACTGCCACCTGAAGGAGCGGGTGCTGAGGTCGCAGTGCGCCCACCGGGAGGAGGCCTATTTCCTGCTGGCTGCCTACGGGCTGCAGGCCGACCTGGGCAACCACCGGGCCCAGGCCCACGTGGGGCAGTACTTCGAGCCACAGGCCTACTTCCCGCAGTGG ATCCTCGCCAAGAGGGGCAGCGCTTTCCTGCTCAGGCACGTGCCCGCCCTGCACCGCGAGCAGCGGGGCCTGAGCCCCAAGGAGGCCCTGCTGCGCTTCATCCGGGAGGCCTGCCGGCTGGAGGACGTGCCCGTCCACTTCTTCCGGCTGCTCAAG GACAAGAAGGAAGACAGACCGACTGTCGTCCTGGGACTGACCCTCGGAGGGGTGCGCATCTACCAGGCAGCCCCCCCAGAGGGCGGGGCCCCGTCCCGGAGGCCCGCCTTGGTGGACCCACCCTCTGCTGTCCTGCAGGAGGCGGGCTGCGCTCCCCAGCTGCTCTATGACTTCCCCTGGGCCCGCATTGGGAAGCTGGCGTTCCTG GGGAGAAGGTTCGAGATCCGGCCGGACGGGCTGCCCGCGGCCCGGAAGCTGGTGTACTACACAGCCTGCACCTCCCGTGCCCGCCACCTGCTGCGGCTGCTCCGCGCCAGCCACCAGCTGCACCTGGCCCTACAGCCCGCGCTGGCGCGGCTGCGGCAGCTGGAGCAGGCGCAAG AGAAAAAATGCTGCCGGGAGGCGTACATCGGCGACACGCTGGAGCTGGACCTGTGCCCTGCCGGTAGCGGGGACAGCGGGGGCAGCGGCTGGCACCCCTCCCGCCTCTCACTCCTGTCCACTGACAGCCACGGCAGCTCCCACGGTCCAGATGTGGAGCCCAGGGAGATGTCGGTGGACGCGCCCGCGGGGGCCGAGGCGTTCCATGGGGATGTGGCATCTTGCAGCCAGAGCAGTGGGGACGCAGCAGGGAGCCGTGGACACCTGCCCCAGGGGGACGCCCAGGACTCAGGGAGTG CCTCTCGCCCCCAGGAGCCCTGGGCGGTGGCGCAGGTCACACTGGTCAAGATGAGGGGCCAGAGTGCCGAGGCCCTGCACCAG GTCCCCGAGGCGACCTCGGGCCACGTCCACTCCAACCAGCACAGCCGCAGCCTGGATGACTTGCGTCCCCGCTGCGCCCCACGCCCTGTGCCAGCCCCACGCCCTGTGCCAGCCCCGCGCCACTGCCCCGTCGGCGTGGGGCTGGACCCCAGACCCTCAGCCCTCAGCAGAAATAGGTCCACAAACCGCCCCTCCCTGGACCTTCCTGGGGAGGACCAGCCCCCGGAGGAGTTTGTGGTGTAG
- the FRMD1 gene encoding FERM domain-containing protein 1 isoform X3 — protein MTTERRDVLVLLPTREQLQLVVGVSTMESGATVRVQATGRELFQQVCDKTSIRDAHFFGLSVVRDDEYVFMDLEQKLSKYFLKDWGKELQNGGGRPGAPFVTFLRVQHYVEDGRLIRDQVARHLYYCHLKERVLRSQCAHREEAYFLLAAYGLQADLGNHRAQAHVGQYFEPQAYFPQWPMLGSQILAKRGSAFLLRHVPALHREQRGLSPKEALLRFIREACRLEDVPVHFFRLLKDKKEDRPTVVLGLTLGGVRIYQAAPPEGGAPSRRPALVDPPSAVLQEAGCAPQLLYDFPWARIGKLAFLGRRFEIRPDGLPAARKLVYYTACTSRARHLLRLLRASHQLHLALQPALARLRQLEQAQEKKCCREAYIGDTLELDLCPAGSGDSGGSGWHPSRLSLLSTDSHGSSHGPDVEPREMSVDAPAGAEAFHGDVASCSQSSGDAAGSRGHLPQGDAQDSGSASRPQEPWAVAQVTLVKMRGQSAEALHQVPEATSGHVHSNQHSRSLDDLRPRCAPRPVPAPRPVPAPRHCPVGVGLDPRPSALSRNRSTNRPSLDLPGEDQPPEEFVV, from the exons ATGACCACGGAGCGCAGGGATGTCCTGGTGCTGCTGCCCACACGGGAACAGCTGCAGCTGGTCGTGGGGGTGAGCACCATGGAGAGCGGGGCGACCGTGCGG GTGCAGGCCACCGGGCGGGAGCTGTTCCAGCAGGTGTGCGACAAGACCAGCATCAGAGACGCCCACTTCTTTGGCCTCAGTGTGGTCAGAG ATGACGAGTATGTGTTTATGGATTTGGAGCAGAAGCTCAGCAAGTACTTCTTGAAGGACTGGGGCAAAGAGCTGCAGAAC GGCGGCGGGCGACCTGGGGCCCCCTTCGTGACCTTCCTCCGGGTGCAGCACTACGTGGAGGACGGGAGGCTAATCCG CGACCAGGTGGCCAGGCACCTGTACTACTGCCACCTGAAGGAGCGGGTGCTGAGGTCGCAGTGCGCCCACCGGGAGGAGGCCTATTTCCTGCTGGCTGCCTACGGGCTGCAGGCCGACCTGGGCAACCACCGGGCCCAGGCCCACGTGGGGCAGTACTTCGAGCCACAGGCCTACTTCCCGCAGTGG CCCATGCTCGGTTCCCAGATCCTCGCCAAGAGGGGCAGCGCTTTCCTGCTCAGGCACGTGCCCGCCCTGCACCGCGAGCAGCGGGGCCTGAGCCCCAAGGAGGCCCTGCTGCGCTTCATCCGGGAGGCCTGCCGGCTGGAGGACGTGCCCGTCCACTTCTTCCGGCTGCTCAAG GACAAGAAGGAAGACAGACCGACTGTCGTCCTGGGACTGACCCTCGGAGGGGTGCGCATCTACCAGGCAGCCCCCCCAGAGGGCGGGGCCCCGTCCCGGAGGCCCGCCTTGGTGGACCCACCCTCTGCTGTCCTGCAGGAGGCGGGCTGCGCTCCCCAGCTGCTCTATGACTTCCCCTGGGCCCGCATTGGGAAGCTGGCGTTCCTG GGGAGAAGGTTCGAGATCCGGCCGGACGGGCTGCCCGCGGCCCGGAAGCTGGTGTACTACACAGCCTGCACCTCCCGTGCCCGCCACCTGCTGCGGCTGCTCCGCGCCAGCCACCAGCTGCACCTGGCCCTACAGCCCGCGCTGGCGCGGCTGCGGCAGCTGGAGCAGGCGCAAG AGAAAAAATGCTGCCGGGAGGCGTACATCGGCGACACGCTGGAGCTGGACCTGTGCCCTGCCGGTAGCGGGGACAGCGGGGGCAGCGGCTGGCACCCCTCCCGCCTCTCACTCCTGTCCACTGACAGCCACGGCAGCTCCCACGGTCCAGATGTGGAGCCCAGGGAGATGTCGGTGGACGCGCCCGCGGGGGCCGAGGCGTTCCATGGGGATGTGGCATCTTGCAGCCAGAGCAGTGGGGACGCAGCAGGGAGCCGTGGACACCTGCCCCAGGGGGACGCCCAGGACTCAGGGAGTG CCTCTCGCCCCCAGGAGCCCTGGGCGGTGGCGCAGGTCACACTGGTCAAGATGAGGGGCCAGAGTGCCGAGGCCCTGCACCAG GTCCCCGAGGCGACCTCGGGCCACGTCCACTCCAACCAGCACAGCCGCAGCCTGGATGACTTGCGTCCCCGCTGCGCCCCACGCCCTGTGCCAGCCCCACGCCCTGTGCCAGCCCCGCGCCACTGCCCCGTCGGCGTGGGGCTGGACCCCAGACCCTCAGCCCTCAGCAGAAATAGGTCCACAAACCGCCCCTCCCTGGACCTTCCTGGGGAGGACCAGCCCCCGGAGGAGTTTGTGGTGTAG
- the FRMD1 gene encoding FERM domain-containing protein 1 isoform X2: MRWLAPAWWVRALFLPSLNGVPALSWDHGGGPILTTAQPGDSAMTTERRDVLVLLPTREQLQLVVGVQATGRELFQQVCDKTSIRDAHFFGLSVVRDDEYVFMDLEQKLSKYFLKDWGKELQNGGGRPGAPFVTFLRVQHYVEDGRLIRDQVARHLYYCHLKERVLRSQCAHREEAYFLLAAYGLQADLGNHRAQAHVGQYFEPQAYFPQWILAKRGSAFLLRHVPALHREQRGLSPKEALLRFIREACRLEDVPVHFFRLLKDKKEDRPTVVLGLTLGGVRIYQAAPPEGGAPSRRPALVDPPSAVLQEAGCAPQLLYDFPWARIGKLAFLGRRFEIRPDGLPAARKLVYYTACTSRARHLLRLLRASHQLHLALQPALARLRQLEQAQEKKCCREAYIGDTLELDLCPAGSGDSGGSGWHPSRLSLLSTDSHGSSHGPDVEPREMSVDAPAGAEAFHGDVASCSQSSGDAAGSRGHLPQGDAQDSGSASRPQEPWAVAQVTLVKMRGQSAEALHQVPEATSGHVHSNQHSRSLDDLRPRCAPRPVPAPRPVPAPRHCPVGVGLDPRPSALSRNRSTNRPSLDLPGEDQPPEEFVV; this comes from the exons GGGACCACGGAGGCGGCCCCATCCTGACGACAGCCCAGCCCGGGGACAGCGCAATGACCACGGAGCGCAGGGATGTCCTGGTGCTGCTGCCCACACGGGAACAGCTGCAGCTGGTCGTGGGG GTGCAGGCCACCGGGCGGGAGCTGTTCCAGCAGGTGTGCGACAAGACCAGCATCAGAGACGCCCACTTCTTTGGCCTCAGTGTGGTCAGAG ATGACGAGTATGTGTTTATGGATTTGGAGCAGAAGCTCAGCAAGTACTTCTTGAAGGACTGGGGCAAAGAGCTGCAGAAC GGCGGCGGGCGACCTGGGGCCCCCTTCGTGACCTTCCTCCGGGTGCAGCACTACGTGGAGGACGGGAGGCTAATCCG CGACCAGGTGGCCAGGCACCTGTACTACTGCCACCTGAAGGAGCGGGTGCTGAGGTCGCAGTGCGCCCACCGGGAGGAGGCCTATTTCCTGCTGGCTGCCTACGGGCTGCAGGCCGACCTGGGCAACCACCGGGCCCAGGCCCACGTGGGGCAGTACTTCGAGCCACAGGCCTACTTCCCGCAGTGG ATCCTCGCCAAGAGGGGCAGCGCTTTCCTGCTCAGGCACGTGCCCGCCCTGCACCGCGAGCAGCGGGGCCTGAGCCCCAAGGAGGCCCTGCTGCGCTTCATCCGGGAGGCCTGCCGGCTGGAGGACGTGCCCGTCCACTTCTTCCGGCTGCTCAAG GACAAGAAGGAAGACAGACCGACTGTCGTCCTGGGACTGACCCTCGGAGGGGTGCGCATCTACCAGGCAGCCCCCCCAGAGGGCGGGGCCCCGTCCCGGAGGCCCGCCTTGGTGGACCCACCCTCTGCTGTCCTGCAGGAGGCGGGCTGCGCTCCCCAGCTGCTCTATGACTTCCCCTGGGCCCGCATTGGGAAGCTGGCGTTCCTG GGGAGAAGGTTCGAGATCCGGCCGGACGGGCTGCCCGCGGCCCGGAAGCTGGTGTACTACACAGCCTGCACCTCCCGTGCCCGCCACCTGCTGCGGCTGCTCCGCGCCAGCCACCAGCTGCACCTGGCCCTACAGCCCGCGCTGGCGCGGCTGCGGCAGCTGGAGCAGGCGCAAG AGAAAAAATGCTGCCGGGAGGCGTACATCGGCGACACGCTGGAGCTGGACCTGTGCCCTGCCGGTAGCGGGGACAGCGGGGGCAGCGGCTGGCACCCCTCCCGCCTCTCACTCCTGTCCACTGACAGCCACGGCAGCTCCCACGGTCCAGATGTGGAGCCCAGGGAGATGTCGGTGGACGCGCCCGCGGGGGCCGAGGCGTTCCATGGGGATGTGGCATCTTGCAGCCAGAGCAGTGGGGACGCAGCAGGGAGCCGTGGACACCTGCCCCAGGGGGACGCCCAGGACTCAGGGAGTG CCTCTCGCCCCCAGGAGCCCTGGGCGGTGGCGCAGGTCACACTGGTCAAGATGAGGGGCCAGAGTGCCGAGGCCCTGCACCAG GTCCCCGAGGCGACCTCGGGCCACGTCCACTCCAACCAGCACAGCCGCAGCCTGGATGACTTGCGTCCCCGCTGCGCCCCACGCCCTGTGCCAGCCCCACGCCCTGTGCCAGCCCCGCGCCACTGCCCCGTCGGCGTGGGGCTGGACCCCAGACCCTCAGCCCTCAGCAGAAATAGGTCCACAAACCGCCCCTCCCTGGACCTTCCTGGGGAGGACCAGCCCCCGGAGGAGTTTGTGGTGTAG
- the FRMD1 gene encoding FERM domain-containing protein 1 isoform X4 produces the protein MDLEQKLSKYFLKDWGKELQNGGGRPGAPFVTFLRVQHYVEDGRLIRDQVARHLYYCHLKERVLRSQCAHREEAYFLLAAYGLQADLGNHRAQAHVGQYFEPQAYFPQWPMLGSQILAKRGSAFLLRHVPALHREQRGLSPKEALLRFIREACRLEDVPVHFFRLLKDKKEDRPTVVLGLTLGGVRIYQAAPPEGGAPSRRPALVDPPSAVLQEAGCAPQLLYDFPWARIGKLAFLGRRFEIRPDGLPAARKLVYYTACTSRARHLLRLLRASHQLHLALQPALARLRQLEQAQEKKCCREAYIGDTLELDLCPAGSGDSGGSGWHPSRLSLLSTDSHGSSHGPDVEPREMSVDAPAGAEAFHGDVASCSQSSGDAAGSRGHLPQGDAQDSGSASRPQEPWAVAQVTLVKMRGQSAEALHQVPEATSGHVHSNQHSRSLDDLRPRCAPRPVPAPRPVPAPRHCPVGVGLDPRPSALSRNRSTNRPSLDLPGEDQPPEEFVV, from the exons ATGGATTTGGAGCAGAAGCTCAGCAAGTACTTCTTGAAGGACTGGGGCAAAGAGCTGCAGAAC GGCGGCGGGCGACCTGGGGCCCCCTTCGTGACCTTCCTCCGGGTGCAGCACTACGTGGAGGACGGGAGGCTAATCCG CGACCAGGTGGCCAGGCACCTGTACTACTGCCACCTGAAGGAGCGGGTGCTGAGGTCGCAGTGCGCCCACCGGGAGGAGGCCTATTTCCTGCTGGCTGCCTACGGGCTGCAGGCCGACCTGGGCAACCACCGGGCCCAGGCCCACGTGGGGCAGTACTTCGAGCCACAGGCCTACTTCCCGCAGTGG CCCATGCTCGGTTCCCAGATCCTCGCCAAGAGGGGCAGCGCTTTCCTGCTCAGGCACGTGCCCGCCCTGCACCGCGAGCAGCGGGGCCTGAGCCCCAAGGAGGCCCTGCTGCGCTTCATCCGGGAGGCCTGCCGGCTGGAGGACGTGCCCGTCCACTTCTTCCGGCTGCTCAAG GACAAGAAGGAAGACAGACCGACTGTCGTCCTGGGACTGACCCTCGGAGGGGTGCGCATCTACCAGGCAGCCCCCCCAGAGGGCGGGGCCCCGTCCCGGAGGCCCGCCTTGGTGGACCCACCCTCTGCTGTCCTGCAGGAGGCGGGCTGCGCTCCCCAGCTGCTCTATGACTTCCCCTGGGCCCGCATTGGGAAGCTGGCGTTCCTG GGGAGAAGGTTCGAGATCCGGCCGGACGGGCTGCCCGCGGCCCGGAAGCTGGTGTACTACACAGCCTGCACCTCCCGTGCCCGCCACCTGCTGCGGCTGCTCCGCGCCAGCCACCAGCTGCACCTGGCCCTACAGCCCGCGCTGGCGCGGCTGCGGCAGCTGGAGCAGGCGCAAG AGAAAAAATGCTGCCGGGAGGCGTACATCGGCGACACGCTGGAGCTGGACCTGTGCCCTGCCGGTAGCGGGGACAGCGGGGGCAGCGGCTGGCACCCCTCCCGCCTCTCACTCCTGTCCACTGACAGCCACGGCAGCTCCCACGGTCCAGATGTGGAGCCCAGGGAGATGTCGGTGGACGCGCCCGCGGGGGCCGAGGCGTTCCATGGGGATGTGGCATCTTGCAGCCAGAGCAGTGGGGACGCAGCAGGGAGCCGTGGACACCTGCCCCAGGGGGACGCCCAGGACTCAGGGAGTG CCTCTCGCCCCCAGGAGCCCTGGGCGGTGGCGCAGGTCACACTGGTCAAGATGAGGGGCCAGAGTGCCGAGGCCCTGCACCAG GTCCCCGAGGCGACCTCGGGCCACGTCCACTCCAACCAGCACAGCCGCAGCCTGGATGACTTGCGTCCCCGCTGCGCCCCACGCCCTGTGCCAGCCCCACGCCCTGTGCCAGCCCCGCGCCACTGCCCCGTCGGCGTGGGGCTGGACCCCAGACCCTCAGCCCTCAGCAGAAATAGGTCCACAAACCGCCCCTCCCTGGACCTTCCTGGGGAGGACCAGCCCCCGGAGGAGTTTGTGGTGTAG